The Lynx canadensis isolate LIC74 chromosome D2, mLynCan4.pri.v2, whole genome shotgun sequence DNA segment TCACTGGAAAAGGAGGCACTGGCCCAGCTGGACCACCTTCCTCAGCCCAGCTGCCTGCTGAAAACCACAAGTGCGTAACTCCAACCAGGCCCCCCATAGAATAAAGTCAGTAGTCGCCCCCACCCCGTCCTTCCCCAAACCCCGAGGGTTCCCGGGAGCATCGCCGAGTCCCAAGGCAACACTCGCTTGAGTTGTGCCCTGTTTCAGACACCAGGGCAAAGGTAATACAGCAGAAAGGGCCTTAAATGCCGCATCTTCAAATCAACAAGAAGAAACCAAGGTACCTCCCTAAACAACACCCTGGGGCCAGCACAACTCCGTGCCCTTGGTTTTAGTCTTGTGCTCTGAATCGTCTTCGAGTGTCCTTGTGTGTATGGAGTGAGTCAACGGTTTCTAGTATCATTTTGTCTTTCTTGATTTGGGTACAGCTTTGCGTCCCTGcaaaaaataaggtattttatGTCTCTTCtttgtcacaaaataaataaattaagtcaaCTTGCAGTGTACAAATTGTCAATGTCCTGAGAAGTCCCAAAGGTCCATTCTCCGCACAGTCCTCAGAGCTCAGGGGTGGAGACCTTGGCCGCAGAggcataggaaggaaggaagaagtttGCTGTCCACACCAGGAGGGCCCCAAGAGCCCCAAATGGAGGTACCTGCCTCcgtccctgccccagcccccaccaacCACAGGTGGGGAACCGTGTGGGGAAcagtgtggggaggggaaaaaCAGCTAGTGCTTCCGGGCTTCCAGAAACAtcctggtctctctctgccccagggtCAAGTTTTCAGAGCTGGAGTCCCTTTGGACCCCAAATCAGAGCCAGCTCCCTGCACAACTTATTTCGGGACTGGAGAGCCTAGACTGGAGGCCTCCTTGAACGACTTGAAGTTCATGGAGACCCCGCAGCTCAAATGTGGTGATTGTGAGAGACCCCACAAAATGGTTACAGTCCTCACTGTCTCAAACAGCAGCTTCTAGCTGCTGGGCGGACacactcctcccttccccacgGCAGCACCAGCTGGACtcagatcctctctttccctcgtGTCCATATTACTCAATCCAAAACTCAGCCCTCTGGGTTTGACAACAGGATAGATCTGACATAGAAGTTGTCCAGGAAATCAGAAACAGCCCTAGTGAACTGGGGCAGCTCTTCGAGTTCTGGGGTGGACTGAGCTCTGCTCCCCAGTTTGGGCTGGGGGTAGAAAAGGACCTCCACTGTGGGGGCATCTGCTGCTTGGCCATAGGCCCTGCCCCCCCAGGAAATGCATTTGGACCTGAAAGAGATGTTCAAATCTGGCCTCGTCTCAGGGAGAGGATGAGGGCTAATTTATGTTGCTTCTGGACACACAGCAAAGAACACTGGTGGTTTCTGAGATTCGTTCCACATGGGGTTCAAACAGAAACGCCCGTGGGGCACTGTGGGTTGCCATGTGGCCGCCCAGGCTCTGGTCCTTCTGGGAAaaggctcttcctcctcctcctctccctccagcaaGAGCCAGAGTGCTCCCTGCTGGTCCTCCCAGCCCCCTAAAGCCCAGATTGCTGTCACGCAGCACTTctgtagaaacaaaataaaaaacatagccACAAAACAAGATACCAAactataaataactttaaaaaaaaaaaaaaaaacacccagataAAATACCCAGCCTACCCCAAGTTGAGCAACACTTTTCCCAGGGCCCTAAAAGGAGGAATTACAGATACGAACATGTAACCATGGTGACCAACCATGAGGTTGACCTCTGTCCCCTGTCTTCTCGGGGGAGGGGTATCCTGATGTGACTTCTCCCCCAAGGGCACTCTGCACTCTTCTGGGCCCTGCCCCACACGAGGCCTGGCTGGAAATGGCAGGACTCCTCAGCTGCCTTTTGCCTCCAGTCAGGCCTGAGGCAGCCTTCAAATATGGACTCGCTCTCAGGGAGCCAGTGGAGCTGGGACGGGGCCTTTGGGCTGCAGTCATGTGAGGACTGGCCACATCATTTCAAAACATCCTGCCTGCCAGCAGAGAGGATGTGAATGGGCCAGAGGAGGTAGCCAGGAGAATCTAAGGCGGGCAGGGGCCGCAGACTCGGAGGTTCCGTATCCACCGCTCAGTCCTAAACCCGGTCAGAACAGGGTCATGGCCCATGACTGTGTTTCCTTCCATGTCCCTAAATAATTCTAAAAACGTAATTAAAGGCTGCTCTTTAGGTGTGTGATAGTTCAATTCCGTGGGCATAAAGCAACAGGGAAGCCTGTGGTGGGTATGTGCGTAGGTGTGTGGACTTGTGTTTCTATGATGTTTCTGTGTCCGTGTCTGGTATATGTAGGTACCTGTCTTTTACACGCATATGTGTGCTTTGTAGTTCTACGCAGGGCTGATGTCAGTGACCCGCACAGCGATTCCATTCATGAAAATACTGAATCATTCTTCGTTGATAAGCCCTAGCTGTCATCCTCTGACATTCTGGGCtgttccagcccctcccctcagACCCATGCAGATTCCACACTGGATTGTGTAGAAATCCAGAGACTGACATGTGAACAGTGAGTACAGCAGGAGGTCTGACTGCGGCTGGTGGGTGCCCAAAGCCCCTTCGGGTTAAACATCTGGACTCTGGCCCACGGGGTCTACAGGCATTTATGTAGTTTTGggtgtatgcttgtgtgtgtgtgtgtgtgtgtgtctgtgtgtgtgagagagagagacagagacagagacagagacagtgacagagaaaaaaaggctTGTCAAAAGTTCCAGGCCTGCGGGGAGTCTGCTCAGGAGACCGCAGCCCCTCAGGTCTGGGTCTGGCGGCCCTCACGGACGGGCACTGTCCTGTTCTCGGTGAGAGACCCCGGGCCCAAGGCTGCAGTGGGGGAGCTAGCTGGCGGGGGGCCTACTTCTACAGAAGGGCGGCCTGCCCCGCGCGTGGCCGCCGCCGGCCCGCCCTCGGCGAGAGCCACCGTGTCACCGCCCGCGGGGCGCTAGGGGGTGGTGCGAGGAAGGCAGGGCGGGCCTTTCACAAGGAGGGGCGCGCGCGGCCGCGGGCCCCCCTACGTGACCCAGAAGGTTCCGCGCTCCTCCAGCAGGCTGACGGAGCGGTTGGTGAGGGAGGCGGCGTCCCGCGCCAGCCGGTAGCCGAACAGGTGCATGGCCGGGGCGCAGGCGGCCTGCACCACCTGCGCCAGCTTGAAGGGCATGCTGAAGCGCCACTTCTCGAACTGCTCCGAGGAGTTCTTCTGCGTGGAGTAGATGCCGCTGCCGTCCTGGGCCGCCTGCGTGTTCCTCCGGATCCAGTCCTCCACCTGCGCCGTCAGGGGGATGCCGGCGAAGCTGTACATCTCGCGCGCCTTCTGCAGCGGCCAGCGCGCCACGTCCTCGTAGCGCACCAGCATGTAGCGGCCGCGCAGCCAGGCCGGCTGCCGGAGGCCCAGCTCGGCCGACAGCCGGATGCTCTCGCAGTTGCCCCTCAGCCGctgcacctcctcctcccccagccgcGCCTGCCCCTCGGCCAGCCACTTCTTCCAGCCCTCGTACTTGCCGGCAAAGGCCACCATGCGGGAGGCCAGCACGGCGCGCGGGTCGCGCACCAGCTGGATGACGCGCAGGTCCAGCCGGGGGTCCTCGGCCAGCGGCTGCAGGAACTCCAGCTGCCGGATGCGCACGGCCTTGAGGGCCATGTGCTCCTTGCGGCGGCAGGCCTCGGCCGCCAGCGTCACGTTGAGGGGCCCGCAGCGGCGGTTCTTGCAATGGTACTTCTCGAAGACCTTCTTGACGAAGGGCGTGCACACGGGGTCCTCGCACAGGGAGCGGCTGGAGCCGCGGCGGAACATGAACTGGGTCAGGTGGTCCTCCGGCAGGGGGCTGATGAAGTGCTCCAGCACGTACAGGTCGCACAGGAACAGCTGCTTGAGCACGTCGCGGTAGACGAGCGCCGAGCCTGCGGCGTTGGCGCCTCCCGACTCGAAGGACACGGTGCGCTCGATGTGCCACAGCGGCTCGAAGAGGTAGAAGATGTTGCCCTGCTGGTTGAAGAACTCGCCCACGAACGAGGAGCCGGTGCGGGTGGTGGCCATGAGGAGCACGTGGCGCCGCGGCCGGGCCTCGCGGGGTCGGGGTGGCTCCTTGGCCTTGGCCTCCGCCTCGCCCTGGGCCCCGGCGGCGGCCTCCGCTGCTGGCTCTACACCCAGCTGCAGACTGAGGTTTCGCAGGCGGCCCTGCAGCTGGGTGAAGGCTGAATCGAGCTCGCTCAGGGACAGAAGGGACGCATTGTCGGCCAAGATGAGGGCTGGGTCGGTGCTGTTGGCGTCTGCCAGGGGTTGTGGGATCTGCTTCAGCCTGTCTGACACCCTGGGGGGACAGAGGGAAATCGGAGTCAGTGAGTGACGGGGAACTCCATCCCTTGGGCACCCCTAAGCAGCCTGCAGGGCTGATCACCCAAAGCCTGTCTTAGCTGGGTTTCCCCTGAAGCAGACCGTGAGGCAAGGGTTTGGGTGTGAGTAGTTTATTTAGAACATGATCACAAAAAGAactggcagagaggcagagaagaggggtgGGAAGAAAAAAGTCGGTCTAGGGTGAGCGGGCTGTCCCCATGAGCAAACCAAtcccactggggcacctgggaggacGCACCTGAGGATTCTCTTGCCTAAGGGGTATCAAGCTCCCAGCTGGCCTTGGCTGAGGGCTGCTCCCAGAGGCATTTACTCCCTGCATTCCTGGCTTGCCGATGTACAGGTGGAGAGAAAGTTCTCTGGTGGAGAGCTGCAGAGGCTTGCAGCAGGATCCCGTGGGCACGAACTGGAACAGTTCATGCTGAGAAACTGCACAGTCCAGTTCTTAATCTATCCATGTGGCTGATGCTTTCTTGCAGGGGTTGTGCTGGGAGAGCAggtctaagaaatctttgtacTCTGCAGGCTCACCAGCCTGCTTTGTAATCTGCAGGCTCACCAGCAGAGGCACTTACTGCACACAAAGGTACACTGCCAACTCCATGCGGCAGCATTCCCAGTGTAGCTGAGGTGAGTGCACACCCCTGGCGTTTAGCAATACACAACCTGAACAACTGCACATGGGAGGCAGCACCTGGTAGGCAGCCCCACCTACCAGGTATGTGTACCAGAACCCTGCCTTTCCATGGACTCACCCTCATCCATGGCTTCAGGCTGGTATAGGAGGTGTGCTGATAATGTGAGGCTTTATCCTAGCCAAGAAGTAAATTAGTAATAATAACCATGGTCAGCAAATACTAGAAACCAACTGCGCACCAGGCACTGAGTTAATGTTTTACATttcctcatttaatctttaccagGAAGACCCCATTGttagccatatttttaaaatatttatttactttgtgtgtgtgtgtgtgtgtgtgagagagagacagagagagagagaacaagtggggaaaggcagagagagacacagagagagaatcccaagctctgagctgtcagcatggagcccaatgtggggctcgatcccacgaaccatgagatcaagacctgagcccaaattaagagtcggacggagccacccaggtgccccatcgttacccatattttacagaagaggaacttAAGACAGAGAAAGTGATTTTGTCCAAGCTGTCACAGCTAGTGAGGGCCGGAATCAGGATTCCAACCCAAGTTGCTTGAATCCAGAGCCCAAGTGTTACCCCTGAGCAGTGATGAGGACGTGCACATGACCCACTGCCTGGGCAGAGGAGGAGCCTGGTGACGACTGGTTGAAGAGCTGCCTTTGTAAGACATAGAgcctccacccacccctccctgatAAGGAAGACGTGTGCTGGCACCCCTCACCttgatatgattttattttccttttcaatgaagacaaaaaccaccaccacaaaagCCAGGAAAAGGGCATATTTGCTCTTCATCCTCAGGCTGTGCAATAAGTCCCGGCAGTCCTGGGGGAAAGCGAGTCCTTTCTCCATGGGGAAAGGGGGGGGCCCGTGGGCGCTCAGCTCAGGAGCATCGCTCAGGACCTGGCTCCGCGTCTTCAGGTGGGGGACACCCTTGTCCTGTGAAGAGACAGGTGGTCAGGACACCCTTGTCTGGAGATGAGGAATGGAGAGGGGTTTTCCCACCAACTTCTGAAGGTCGTGGCCCTGCTTGACAGCCAGAACCCCAGAGCCACTCTCCCATAGATGAGAGAGCAAATCAAGTCATTTAAAACGCTAATCAGCCCTTTGATTAATTCCTCCCACTTCCATGAATTTATCCTTTGACCTCACACATAACTCAAGGGCAAGTGCATGGAAGAGTGTTCCATGTACTATAAATGTTTGAAACAAAAGACtacaaataccaaaaaaaaaaaaaaaaaaaatgatggaggtGGACCTATAAACGCTGATGTTAATaacctaatatatatattagatccTTCACTTGGGTCCTTCCAAAATCCTTCTCGTGGCCTCAGCCTTTCACGTCTCAGCTTCCAGGAGCAGCCTCCCCCTGACTAGGTTAGGGGTCCCCTGGCCCCACTGCCATGCAGACTCCTATTAGTGCCTGAGACTGTCGTAAGGTGAGCCCACTTGTAATGACTTGTTCAATGCTGATCGTCCTTCGTGGAGTGCAGGGAGTTTGTCCCGACCCCTCATTATCCCTTAGCACTGGGCCAGGCACACAGGACATACTTATGCATGGTTGCCAAATGACAGAGTGGATAAAGGAACAAATGACCCTCAGCGGAAGATGTATATACAtttctacacacatacacacacacacacacacacacacacacacacacacacctgtcctgCATCATGAGCCCGATTCCAGCATAACACCCTCCATCCCAAAATCTATCCCTTCTCCTTAAGGACCTTCATCCATGGGATACTATCTGCTCCAAGTTTGGAAAAATGACCTGGTGCAGTGCACCCAggatcatctctctccctctccctctccctctctctctctctctctctctctggaaaaggTAGATTTTCCCACAGAAGCAGCTGACATCGAcgtgagggagaaggagggcaggaaggcaggTCCTAGGGTTGACCTTCATCACATAATGGAAGTGGCTAGAGGGACAGCCAAACCATCTGTCCTTTGGGGAAAACAGTGGGGCAGGGGCTCTGCAATACGAGGAGGCAGATGTGTAACCTGGCAGCCGAGTGGAGGGCCCTGGCTGCACAGGGTAGAGTGGTGCTGAGGCTTCCTGGATGTGGTTGGGTGGAGAGGGGCCCAGGGGGGAAGAGTGGTGTGGGGTCAGCTCCAGAGCAAGTGGAATACTCCTGCCTCTTCCTAATTCTTCTGGGCCTTTCCCCACACACTCATTAAACAACTATTTcctgagcacccactatgtgccagccTCCGGTCTAAGCACTGGGGATACAAGCAGTGAACAAGCAGACCTGGCCCACAGCCCTCATGGGGCTTACGCTCTGGTTGGAAGGGCCATCTGGAATGATGTGGTAGCTGaaatttactgagtgcttaccacTCTGCCAGGTGCCGTGTTAAGcacttgatttgcatttcctcatCAGATCCTTACAGAAGTCCTCTTAGGTAGCagctatcccattttacagatgaggaaactggggttgagagaggttaaataacttgtcgaAGATTCCTCCAGCAGCCGCCCTCATCACCCACCCGAGATCCAGGTCACTCGAGCCTCTCAGTGCTCCCCAGTCACCCCCACTGTAGCCCATATGGTTGGGCTTTCCAGCGGATGGTCTGTCTGTCCTCCTTTCCCAGACTCCGTGCCCCTTGAAGTAGAGACTAGCATCAGGAATGGTACCCAGAATATACCAGCtgccaaaaaaaacccactactGATCAAACCTTTCAAAGTTGATGCctggctcagtgcctggcaggCTGTCAGCATGAGTGCAGAATGACAGAGCCAGGTTCCTCATACACCCTGTTTAGCCCAGGGTGGGGTGTGAGGCCGCCTGTCGCTCTGGAAGGGTGAGACCCAA contains these protein-coding regions:
- the CHST3 gene encoding carbohydrate sulfotransferase 3 produces the protein MEKGLAFPQDCRDLLHSLRMKSKYALFLAFVVVVFVFIEKENKIISRVSDRLKQIPQPLADANSTDPALILADNASLLSLSELDSAFTQLQGRLRNLSLQLGVEPAAEAAAGAQGEAEAKAKEPPRPREARPRRHVLLMATTRTGSSFVGEFFNQQGNIFYLFEPLWHIERTVSFESGGANAAGSALVYRDVLKQLFLCDLYVLEHFISPLPEDHLTQFMFRRGSSRSLCEDPVCTPFVKKVFEKYHCKNRRCGPLNVTLAAEACRRKEHMALKAVRIRQLEFLQPLAEDPRLDLRVIQLVRDPRAVLASRMVAFAGKYEGWKKWLAEGQARLGEEEVQRLRGNCESIRLSAELGLRQPAWLRGRYMLVRYEDVARWPLQKAREMYSFAGIPLTAQVEDWIRRNTQAAQDGSGIYSTQKNSSEQFEKWRFSMPFKLAQVVQAACAPAMHLFGYRLARDAASLTNRSVSLLEERGTFWVT